In Candidatus Methylomirabilis lanthanidiphila, the DNA window CTTGATGTTGGAACTGTGGCACCGGTGCTTCATCGATCAATGACCACGAGTGTGTCGAAGCTTCATGAGCGGAGGAGGGGCGTTGTCGGTGAACCGACCGAAGGACACAGTCGTCATATGAGGAAAGCTGATGCTCAGGTATCTTACCAAGAAGTGCATTCCCCAATCCGTTGTGAATAGCCTACTGTTGACGTTCCCTTCACTCTACCCCGGACTGAGATATGAGAGTCAGCTGTCAGAGGATCAGATGGCTGTGCTGAGCGGAATCTCAGGAAAAGGTCTTCCTGGAAATGTCATTGAATGCGGAGTGTATCGTGGGGGCACAACGGTGTTGATGGCCCTCTATCTGAAGAACACCCGGATTGCGAAAAAGATTTATGCGCTCGATTCCTTCAGCAGTTTTCCGGCGGATGAAGTCAACGAGGAGATTCGAAGGGGATTGGTTCCCGATCAAGGTCGGGCCGCGTTCACATCGACGTCCAGTGATTACGTTCAACGGAAAGTAGACAGACTGGGGCTGCATGACATGATTGAAATCGTGCCGGGTTATTTTGAGGATACCCTGGATACGATCAAGGACACCTTCTGTCTGGCCCTGATCGATTGTGATTTAGAGAAAAGCGCTGAATTGTGTTTAACCATGCTTTGGGACAGGATGGTTAAGGGTGGCTCCATCGTTGTCGATGACTACACCAATCCTGGCTATCCGGGGGCACGGATAGCCTCTGATCGATTCCTCAGCACCGTGAGCTATGCACAGCAGCACGTTTGTCATGGTCTACTGGTCATCGAAAAATAACAAGGCGCTGTTAGAACACCCTGGAAAGTGAGGAGTCGAATGAGACACAGCATTCTGGGAGGTCTGCTCCTCTTGTTCTGGTTGATGGCGGCAGCCGAAGCACCGGCTGGGAGACCGGAAGAGCCTCTTGTGGGGACACCGCAGGCGCCGTTCCTCCTGATAGATGTCCAGGATTCGCCGACTCTAGGCCCGGAGGATGCGCCGGTGACGATCGTAGAGTTTTCAGATCTTCAGTGCCCTTACTGCGCGCGAATCTCCTCGACGCTTAAGAGGCTCCTGCATCAGTACCCAGGCAGGGTTCGGTGGGTCTTTAAGCATTTCCCGCTCCGGATTCACACTGACGCGCCTCTGGCCCACGAGGCGGCCCTCGCGGCCCACGGGCAGGGAAAATTCTGGGAGATGCACGACCTTCTCTTGAGCAACCAAGGTCGCCTCAAGCGCGACGACCTCATGAGGTATGCGCGCCAGCTCGATCTGGACCTGCCCGCTTTTGCCAATGACCTCGACTCCCGGCGACTGCGGGCCCGTGTTTTGCGCGACAGCGTCCAGGGCCGCAGCCTGCGCGTGGATACGACGCCGACCTGCTT includes these proteins:
- the novP gene encoding Demethyldecarbamoylnovobiocin O-methyltransferase, giving the protein MLRYLTKKCIPQSVVNSLLLTFPSLYPGLRYESQLSEDQMAVLSGISGKGLPGNVIECGVYRGGTTVLMALYLKNTRIAKKIYALDSFSSFPADEVNEEIRRGLVPDQGRAAFTSTSSDYVQRKVDRLGLHDMIEIVPGYFEDTLDTIKDTFCLALIDCDLEKSAELCLTMLWDRMVKGGSIVVDDYTNPGYPGARIASDRFLSTVSYAQQHVCHGLLVIEK
- the bdbD_2 gene encoding Disulfide bond formation protein D precursor; amino-acid sequence: MRHSILGGLLLLFWLMAAAEAPAGRPEEPLVGTPQAPFLLIDVQDSPTLGPEDAPVTIVEFSDLQCPYCARISSTLKRLLHQYPGRVRWVFKHFPLRIHTDAPLAHEAALAAHGQGKFWEMHDLLLSNQGRLKRDDLMRYARQLDLDLPAFANDLDSRRLRARVLRDSVQGRSLRVDTTPTCFINGKRVVGAQPLSRFRQVIESELAEATVIPPVAPPMQ